The genomic stretch ATGCCGTGCGAGATCTCGGCCAGGCGCTGGCGCAGGGTCTGGATGCTGCGCCGCGGAGCGTCCTCCACGAAGTGGATATCCGGGAAGTGGCCCAGGGGCCGCTGCGGGCGAGAGCCGGGCCGCTGGGACGGAGCTGCGTCAGCCCGCCCCCAGGGCGCAGTCCCGCGCCCCCGCACCTGCGCCCAGAGTCCCCGCCCCCACGGCGCGGCCCCGCGCCCCCCAGTCCCCGCCCCCACGTCGCGGCCCGCGCCCCCGCTCCTGCGCCCAGAGTCCCCGCCCCCACGGCGCAGCCCCGCGCCCCTCCCCCCctcgcagcccccagcccccgcaccTGCGCCCAGAGTCCCCGCACCCGCAGCACGCACCCTGTCGTCAGGCTCCCGGCTCAGGGTCCACAGCACCAGGAGGATGATGCCCGTGGTCTTCACGTCTGGCAACGTGTCCAGGAAGACCTGCGGAGTGGTCAGGCCCTTGGCCTGCATCGGTGGGTTCCGCATGGAGGAGGGGAAGTTGGGCATCCAGGCGGTGAACTCCAGCTGGGGGCAGGTGGATGACGGCTCTGGGTCAGCGcgccccccgggggggggggtccacaTCTCCCGGACTCCCAGCGGCCAAGCCAAGGCCACCCGCTCCCACCATTGGCTTGCACCGCCGTGCCGCTGGGCTGCTTTGGTTCCGCCCAGTGCTGAGAAGACTGGCCCTGGGGCTATGTTTAGGAAgcgtggggagggggcacaggtaCCTGGCCTGTGTTGACAGCTGCGTGCTTGGCAGAGCAGGTGTAGATGATGATGGTGACATAGCGGATCAGCTCTGGCACCGTTCGCAAACACGTGGGGAAACCTGAGCCGCGGGGGATGGGGGAAGAGGCCCAGGCAGCATCAGTGCCGCCCTGGTCCTGGCTGGCGGCAGAGGACGCCCCAGAGCCCAGCTCGCCCGGTGCACAGCCACCCATCCAGCCTGCCTCCGGTGGCCACAACCCCACCCTGCCCAGTCCAAGCCACAAGGCTGGGGGCAGTGCCTTCACTGCCGGCACCTGCTTGGGGTGGGGCCCTCAGATGGCTCTTCCAGCTCCCCTGGGGGGGCCTCTCTGGTCCCAGGTTTGGGGGCAGGGGGTGCTCCCCTCCTTTGGGAAGAGCCCTGGTTTTccagtacccccccccccccagtctggaGATTTCCCAGTCACTTCCCTGCCAGCCGCTTGctgctctctcccactgtcctggGGAGAGGCCAGCCCTAGTTGCCATAGTGATCCCAGGTTCCCCAAACCCCACACAGTCAAGCCTGACCCACAATGATCCTCCCCTGGGAACCCCAGCTCCAGGGATGGCGCACCTCCACCCAGCTGCAAAACCCCTAAACCCAGGAGTCACCCacggccccctcctccccacaccccacaccaaaCTCGGAGGAATCACCAGGTCCTGTCATTTGACGCTCCCGAGTAGCTCTGGAATTTTCTGTACCCCCATAGCCCACACCCTGGCCAGGTCCCTGTCACCTCCCTCCTGGACAGGGCGGCAGCTTCCCAAGTCATCCCCCGACGGTGAGTACAACCGGACACTCTGACGTACAGCTCTGGTCTGAGACCCGGCTCCCTCGGGCACCCAGGCAGTTCCACCTCCTTAAGCAGGCTGCGCACTGACCCCTGTCCAGGGCTCCGGGTGCTGACCGCTGCTCTCCTGCCGCCAGAAGCTCCCGGCCCCCAGCATTCTGCCCTTCCCCGTTGGAGCTCAGGGCCCCATTTTCCAGCCCACAAAGgtttgtgtgtggtggggaggaaggggccgGCTGGGACCCTACCTGAGCTCTCACGCCCCAAGAGGCACTCATTGAATATCTCCTGCACCCAGCACTGCAACTCCAGGTCGCCTTCCACGGCCGCGTCACAGGGGTAGTAATAGCTGATGATCTCTGTCACGTACCTGGCCGCGGGGACAGGGCCGCAGTTTGGATCGTGCCCTTGCCCTCCCTGGGCCTGCTTCTGCCACCGCCCCGATGATGCTCTGGCCTTGGCTGGCCCCAGAGCTGCCCCAGGACCGCAGGTGGGCGGAGGCGGACAGGTGGCTTGGCAAGGTGAGAAGACCTCCCCCCAGAGCACCTCTGGCAGGAGTTCCATGAGGCTCACAGGCAGCACGGAGCCCAGAggggtggaaggaaggaaagggcttgccaggcccagggagcaggtgtgtgAGGAGCACACAGACCCCAGACCCTCTCCCCAAAGCCAAGCCCCTGGATAACACCAGGTCACAGCTCAGGCTCCTCCCAGGCCCCCTCCAACATGCCAGGGGCCACCCACTGCTGTCCCGACCTTACCTCTCCAGCGCATCCCACACGGCCAAGCTGTCATCACGGTAATAATATCTGGGCAGGTCCTGGACCCCACGCTTCACAAAGTCATCGGGGAGGTAGAGGCTATCATAGGTGAGCTCAGACAGGCGCCGCACCATCACCTCGGCGAAGCCCTTCAAGCCCAGAGACATGCCCTGCCAGGGAGGAGGCGTGGGTGGAGCCGGGTGGGCTCCTAGCCAGGCCTCTGGGGTTCCCACCTGCCTCAGGTCCTCCAAGAGTCCAGTGAGGGCCTCTCTCTAACCCTAGGACCACCCCCTGCCAGGTCCCAGGCCAGCACGCCAGCTCTGCCTTGGCGCTCTTCTCAACACAACACCCCGATCCCTTCCTCACACCCTCTCGCCACCCCACGCAAGTGGGAAGTCCTTATTGTAGCTGGACTGCAAAGCCAGGGGGAAAGCAAAGGTCTccttggggctgggggcaggggtctcACCCTGGCGGACAGGCCACCTTCGTTGAGCAGCAGTGCCCGCCCGATGCTGTTGATCTGGACGGTGTAGCGCGTGTGGGGGATGAGGAGCTGTGGGGTGCACACGGACAGCGAGGGAGCCCTGAGGGGGCTGCCCTAAAGGACCTCGGCACCCACGACCCTCGCTTTGGAAGCCCCCACCCCGAGCCCTCTCTCGTGGGTCCCCAGGCGCCTACTGACGGCTGAGCTTCCCACCAGGGCAACGCTGCTCCACAGAACCCTCTCGCCCAAGCCCGCACCTTGTAGAGGGGGTGGCACATGGGCAGGTGTCTCAGCATGGCCAGGAAGAAGGCCTCCGCGATGAGGTGGGTCTCCAGCAGGTGGGCGTTGGCCTCGTGGCAGTAGAACTCAGCATAGCGCACCCATGTCTTGGCCAGCAGCCAGTCCCACTCCGAGTCGCTGGGCAAGAAGATGGGGCAATCAGGCCCGGGGGTCTGGCtgagctggggtggggacagagggagggagaggtgaggaCAGAGCTGCAGGAGGGAGTCGGAGGAGGGAAAAGCCCCACCCACACACTTGATCCCCTCCAGTCCCCCCTCCCAACAGCGATCCCCGCTGAGCCTCCTGCCTGCATTATCTTCCCTCTGTCCCCATGTCTACTTGGCAGCTCCTGCTCCTTCTGCAAGTACCAGCTCACAAGCTCCCTCCTCTGAGACGTCTTCCTTGCTTCTaccccagggccagcacagtCAGCTGTGCAGGTTGTGCACAGAGTGCCCAGCCCCCTTGCATGGCAGGTCCCCTAACAAGCCAGGAGCACCAAGACTTGGCTGACTCCCCCAAAGGAGTGCCTTTGTCTGATTGTGGTCCACCGTGGCTCCCCCTccagccagctgcctgctgaggcCGCGGCAGAGTCTGGTTAGCCTGGTGCTTCCAGCAGAGGCCAGCCCCGGAGCACAGCCTGATTTACCGAGCGGTTGGATGAATGAGATCAAAGAGCCACCACACGCATGCCCATGTGGTCACCTCCGTGCACACAGACGCGGCACGCACACTTCACACACGTGTGCCTTGGGACTCATGTTCACATACGTTCACACAGGCACAGGGTGCAGCACAGGATGGGAGGGCAGGGACCCTCAGGAATTCTGCAGGCTTTCACGCACAAGtcacacatggagagagacatGCATCAACACACGTGCACAAGGGTAtgtccaaaagctcatggaaaacgatatttcttttggtgcaaaaactttcgcaatccatgcatagtttttatgcAATATGCATATTCCACTAAGTTTTTAAAGACACCTcatatgcatgtttttttttttttttgcaccagaataaatttatcttttaattccgttttccaaaCCTTCTGGAGATACCCTGGGATGTATTCTCCATCATCGCACACACAGGGAGCTCCGTAgaggctacacacacacacaggcacaggcacaggcacaggcacacgCGGAGGAACCCCTGCCCAGGAGcgcagagcctggcacacagccccGCCCGCGCCCCACGCACCTGGATGGCGATGGGCATCAGGTTGCCCTCGGGGCccaagtgcagcaggcagagcgGGGCGCAGTGGTACTGAGTCTGGCCATTGAGCTCCACAGTGGGGATGCCCTCCAGGATGCCGTAGTCTGCTAGGAAAATGTTCCCCTTCTGCAGGGGAGCCGCGATGGACGCGCAGGTAGGCACCACACGGCGCACCCGTGGCCCACGCCTTGGGGCAGAGCGCTCAGGGAATGGGCCGGGACGGGATGGGGGGAGTGTCTGGGTCTCCCCTAGAGCGGGCCTCACCTCCAGCTCCGCCTGCAGGCACGTGCCCTCACCCAGGCTTGGGGCCACCATGTCGTCTGTGACGGGGAACTTGTCTGGGATCCGCGTGCAGCAGCGGATCAAGCCTGGGTTGACGCCGTTAAGGTACTGGTACCCAAAGAAGCTGTCCTCCGCCCAG from Lepus europaeus isolate LE1 chromosome 18, mLepTim1.pri, whole genome shotgun sequence encodes the following:
- the ALOX12B gene encoding arachidonate 12-lipoxygenase, 12R-type produces the protein MATYKVRVATGTDLLSGTLDNISLTIVGTQGESHKQLLNHFGRDFATGAVDDYTVQCQQDLGELLIVRLHKERYSFFPKNPWYCNYVQICAPDCRVYHFPAYQWMDGYETLALREATGRTAADDCLPVLLEHRQEELRAKQDCYHWRVFVPGLPNYVHIPSYHPPVRRFRNPNRPEWNGYIPGFPILININATKYLNLNLRYSFLKTASFFYRLAPMALSFKVRGLLDCKRSWKRLKDIKKIFPGHKSVVSEYVAEHWAEDSFFGYQYLNGVNPGLIRCCTRIPDKFPVTDDMVAPSLGEGTCLQAELEKGNIFLADYGILEGIPTVELNGQTQYHCAPLCLLHLGPEGNLMPIAIQLSQTPGPDCPIFLPSDSEWDWLLAKTWVRYAEFYCHEANAHLLETHLIAEAFFLAMLRHLPMCHPLYKLLIPHTRYTVQINSIGRALLLNEGGLSARGMSLGLKGFAEVMVRRLSELTYDSLYLPDDFVKRGVQDLPRYYYRDDSLAVWDALERYVTEIISYYYPCDAAVEGDLELQCWVQEIFNECLLGRESSGFPTCLRTVPELIRYVTIIIYTCSAKHAAVNTGQLEFTAWMPNFPSSMRNPPMQAKGLTTPQVFLDTLPDVKTTGIILLVLWTLSREPDDRRPLGHFPDIHFVEDAPRRSIQTLRQRLAEISHGIRQRNKCLPIPYYYLDPVLIENSISI